The following are encoded together in the Montipora foliosa isolate CH-2021 chromosome 12, ASM3666993v2, whole genome shotgun sequence genome:
- the LOC137979264 gene encoding DNA helicase MCM8-like isoform X3: protein MSSGRGRGSFWRGQKFRGQSRYGSASQQRRDLREDFPSLAGDLREEPMVVLQSLGLAVSQVLSKAGPGESQQVACLVDLPYIQARISNFEPVTPLKSLKANYCGKFVAIHGTVVRVSNVKPLVTKMAFSCNLCGETQAIHLKDGKYSVPTKCSSSDCRGRSFYPERSSPLTETIDWQTIRVQEIMDDDQRESGRIPQTVDCELTADLG, encoded by the exons ATGAGTTCTGGGAGAGGAAGAGGTTCCTTTTGGCGTGGGCAAAAGTTTCGCGGACAGAGCAGATACGGCAGTGCAAGTCAGCAGAGGAGAG ATCTTAGGGAAGACTTTCCATCTTTAGCTGGGGATCTTAGAGAAGAGCCTATGGTAGTACTCCAAAGTCTTGGCTTAGCAGTATCTCAG GTTCTTTCAAAAGCTGGACCAGGAGAAAGTCAACAGGTTGCATGCCTAGTTGATCTACCATACATTCAGGCAAG AATATCAAACTTTGAGCCAGTAACTCCCCTCAAGAGCCTCAAAGCCAACTACTGTG GCAAGTTTGTTGCGATCCATGGGACTGTTGTGAGAGTAAGTAACGTGAAGCCCTTGGTGACCAAGATGGCATTCAGCTGTAACCTTTGTGGAGAAACACAG GCAATTCATCTAAAAGATGGAAAATACTCAGTTCCTACAAAG TGTTCATCCTCAGATTGCCGGGGCCGATCATTCTATCCAGAGAGAAGTTCGCCACTGACAGAGACTATTGATTGGCAGACCATTAG GGTACAAGAAATCATGGATGATGATCAGAGGGAATCTGGAAGAATTCCACAAACTGTGGATTGTGAGCTGACTGCTGATTTAGGTTAA
- the LOC137979264 gene encoding DNA helicase MCM8-like isoform X2 has translation MVDEFWERKRFLLAWAKVSRTEQIRQCKSAEESIQSRVIHWIEIPSYYEVCGVTFNSTTQDLREDFPSLAGDLREEPMVVLQSLGLAVSQVLSKAGPGESQQVACLVDLPYIQARISNFEPVTPLKSLKANYCGKFVAIHGTVVRVSNVKPLVTKMAFSCNLCGETQAIHLKDGKYSVPTKCSSSDCRGRSFYPERSSPLTETIDWQTIR, from the exons ATGGTAGATGAGTTCTGGGAGAGGAAGAGGTTCCTTTTGGCGTGGGCAAAAGTTTCGCGGACAGAGCAGATACGGCAGTGCAAGTCAGCAGAGGAGAG TATACAGTCCAGAGTCATCCATTGGATTGAAATTCCAAGCTATTATGAAGTTTGTGGAGTCACGTTCAACTCAACTACACAAG ATCTTAGGGAAGACTTTCCATCTTTAGCTGGGGATCTTAGAGAAGAGCCTATGGTAGTACTCCAAAGTCTTGGCTTAGCAGTATCTCAG GTTCTTTCAAAAGCTGGACCAGGAGAAAGTCAACAGGTTGCATGCCTAGTTGATCTACCATACATTCAGGCAAG AATATCAAACTTTGAGCCAGTAACTCCCCTCAAGAGCCTCAAAGCCAACTACTGTG GCAAGTTTGTTGCGATCCATGGGACTGTTGTGAGAGTAAGTAACGTGAAGCCCTTGGTGACCAAGATGGCATTCAGCTGTAACCTTTGTGGAGAAACACAG GCAATTCATCTAAAAGATGGAAAATACTCAGTTCCTACAAAG TGTTCATCCTCAGATTGCCGGGGCCGATCATTCTATCCAGAGAGAAGTTCGCCACTGACAGAGACTATTGATTGGCAGACCATTAG ATAA
- the LOC137979264 gene encoding DNA helicase MCM8-like isoform X1, translating into MVDEFWERKRFLLAWAKVSRTEQIRQCKSAEESIQSRVIHWIEIPSYYEVCGVTFNSTTQDLREDFPSLAGDLREEPMVVLQSLGLAVSQVLSKAGPGESQQVACLVDLPYIQARISNFEPVTPLKSLKANYCGKFVAIHGTVVRVSNVKPLVTKMAFSCNLCGETQAIHLKDGKYSVPTKCSSSDCRGRSFYPERSSPLTETIDWQTIRVQEIMDDDQRESGRIPQTVDCELTADLG; encoded by the exons ATGGTAGATGAGTTCTGGGAGAGGAAGAGGTTCCTTTTGGCGTGGGCAAAAGTTTCGCGGACAGAGCAGATACGGCAGTGCAAGTCAGCAGAGGAGAG TATACAGTCCAGAGTCATCCATTGGATTGAAATTCCAAGCTATTATGAAGTTTGTGGAGTCACGTTCAACTCAACTACACAAG ATCTTAGGGAAGACTTTCCATCTTTAGCTGGGGATCTTAGAGAAGAGCCTATGGTAGTACTCCAAAGTCTTGGCTTAGCAGTATCTCAG GTTCTTTCAAAAGCTGGACCAGGAGAAAGTCAACAGGTTGCATGCCTAGTTGATCTACCATACATTCAGGCAAG AATATCAAACTTTGAGCCAGTAACTCCCCTCAAGAGCCTCAAAGCCAACTACTGTG GCAAGTTTGTTGCGATCCATGGGACTGTTGTGAGAGTAAGTAACGTGAAGCCCTTGGTGACCAAGATGGCATTCAGCTGTAACCTTTGTGGAGAAACACAG GCAATTCATCTAAAAGATGGAAAATACTCAGTTCCTACAAAG TGTTCATCCTCAGATTGCCGGGGCCGATCATTCTATCCAGAGAGAAGTTCGCCACTGACAGAGACTATTGATTGGCAGACCATTAG GGTACAAGAAATCATGGATGATGATCAGAGGGAATCTGGAAGAATTCCACAAACTGTGGATTGTGAGCTGACTGCTGATTTAGGTTAA